In Sander lucioperca isolate FBNREF2018 chromosome 12, SLUC_FBN_1.2, whole genome shotgun sequence, one DNA window encodes the following:
- the birc7 gene encoding baculoviral IAP repeat-containing protein 7 isoform X1, with translation MCSRMDLSVLEYFCPRSPFTLSLLFQREREPSSVTLKPCTTLPQWLLHPGFELPLQFTSFTAGWQKFEASSVEQTGVLHSPSVRAPLWTVKGMTGTGQEEKGKPTCHRMMDDRSTMLRILEEPEMRREAERLRTFQNWPADAPVTSGDLAKAGFFFLGPGDKVQCFCCGGILRCWVHGDSPATEHNRHFPTCSFILGRAVGNIPLQVGSSDSVDGQLLSQLQRMTMDEQGTAGQAVYPEMEAEDSRLTTFHNWPTEASVQPDVLVRAGFFYTGHGDNVKCFHCDGGLRNWEPGDDPWQEHAKWFPRCEFLIQARGQEYISNIQTAHFHLGDTVGGSQTSTSRDIGSRNDMVGGLGASSAMLSPVVQTVLQMGFEASLVESLVQTKYLLTGQHYTSVSDLVTDVLQAEQEDRQRGPQSREPETRQGSSAGNVRTQTPIREKVKDPSPEELLRQLQEERTCKVCMDKLVSIVFIPCGHLVVCGDCAASLRHCPICRAVIRGSVRAFMS, from the exons ATGTGTAGCCGAATGGACCTTTCGGTGCTTGAATATTTCTGCCCTCGGTCGCCTTTTACTTTGTCTTTATtattccagagagagagagagccctcCTCAGTTACGTTAAAGCCCTGTACTACACTTCCCCAATGGCTGCTCCATCCGGGCTTTGAGCTGCCGCTGCAGTTCACGTCGTTCACCGCGGGGTGGCAAAAGTTTGAAGCATCTTCTGTTGAACAAA CTGGTGTGCTGCACTCACCTTCAGTGCGCGCTCCACTATGGACCGTAAAAGGGATGACTGGCACAGGACAAGAAGAGAAAGGAAAACCTACATGCCACAGAATGATGGATGACAGGAGTACTATGCTGCGCATCCTTGAGGAGCCTGAGATGCGAAGAGAAGCGGAGAGACTTCGAACTTTTCAGAACTGGCCAGCAGATGCACCTGTCACATCTGGAGACCTGGCCAAGGCGGGGTTTTTTTTTCTAGGCCCCGGGGATAAAGTCCAATGTTTCTGCTGTGGAGGGATTTTAAGATGTTGGGTACACGGGGACAGCCCGGCCACCGAGCACAACAGGCATTTCCCCACTTGCAGTTTCATACTTGGTCGAGCTGTGGGAAATATTCCACTCCAAGTTGGATCCTCCGACTCTGTGGACGGCCAGCTGTTGAGTCAACTCCAGAGGATGACTATGGATGAGCAGGGGACAGCTGGACAAGCGGTCTACCCAGAGATGGAGGCTGAGGATTCCCGGCTCACCACTTTCCACAACTGGCCCACCGAGGCCTCAGTCCAGCCAGATGTTCTCGTCAGAGCAGGATTTTTCTACACAG GTCATGGTGACAATGTCAAATGCTTCCACTGTGATGGAGGGCTGAGGAACTGGGAGCCAGGAGACGACCCCTGGCAGGAACATGCCAAGTGGTTTCCACG ATGTGAGTTTTTAATCCAGGCGAGAGGGCAGGAGTACATCAGCAACATACAAACTGCTCATTTTCATCTGGGTGACACTGTG GGTGGATCACAGACCTCCACAAGCAGAGATATCGGATCCAGAAATG ATATGGTCGGAGGTCTGGGAGCTTCCTCGGCCATGCTTTCTCCAGTCGTGCAGACTGTGCTGCAGATGGGATTTGAAGCCAGCCTGGTGGAGAGTCTGGTTCAGACCAAGTACCTTTTGACAGGTCAGCACTACACTTCtgtgtctgacctggtcactgaCGTACTGCAGGCGGAGCAGGAGGACAGACAGCGGGGGCCACAGAGCAGAG AGCCAGAGACGAGGCAGGGCTCCAGTGCTGGAAATGTGAGGACACAAACACCCATCAGAGAGAAAG TGAAGGACCCCAGCCCGGAGGAGCTGCTGAGGCAGCTGCAGGAGGAAAGGACCTGTAAGGTGTGTATGGACAAACTGGTGTCCATCGTCTTCATCCCCTGTGGCCATTTGGTGGTGTGTGGTGATTGCGCTGCCAGCCTGCGTCACTGCCCCATCTGCAGAGCTGTTATTAGAGGCAGTGTTCGTGCTTTCATGTCCTAA
- the birc7 gene encoding baculoviral IAP repeat-containing protein 7 isoform X2: MCSRMDLSVLEYFCPRSPFTLSLLFQREREPSSVTLKPCTTLPQWLLHPGFELPLQFTSFTAGWQKFEASSVEQTGVLHSPSVRAPLWTVKGMTGTGQEEKGKPTCHRMMDDRSTMLRILEEPEMRREAERLRTFQNWPADAPVTSGDLAKAGFFFLGPGDKVQCFCCGGILRCWVHGDSPATEHNRHFPTCSFILGRAVGNIPLQVGSSDSVDGQLLSQLQRMTMDEQGTAGQAVYPEMEAEDSRLTTFHNWPTEASVQPDVLVRAGFFYTGHGDNVKCFHCDGGLRNWEPGDDPWQEHAKWFPRCEFLIQARGQEYISNIQTAHFHLGDTVGGSQTSTSRDIGSRNDMVGGLGASSAMLSPVVQTVLQMGFEASLVESLVQTKYLLTEPETRQGSSAGNVRTQTPIREKVKDPSPEELLRQLQEERTCKVCMDKLVSIVFIPCGHLVVCGDCAASLRHCPICRAVIRGSVRAFMS, from the exons ATGTGTAGCCGAATGGACCTTTCGGTGCTTGAATATTTCTGCCCTCGGTCGCCTTTTACTTTGTCTTTATtattccagagagagagagagccctcCTCAGTTACGTTAAAGCCCTGTACTACACTTCCCCAATGGCTGCTCCATCCGGGCTTTGAGCTGCCGCTGCAGTTCACGTCGTTCACCGCGGGGTGGCAAAAGTTTGAAGCATCTTCTGTTGAACAAA CTGGTGTGCTGCACTCACCTTCAGTGCGCGCTCCACTATGGACCGTAAAAGGGATGACTGGCACAGGACAAGAAGAGAAAGGAAAACCTACATGCCACAGAATGATGGATGACAGGAGTACTATGCTGCGCATCCTTGAGGAGCCTGAGATGCGAAGAGAAGCGGAGAGACTTCGAACTTTTCAGAACTGGCCAGCAGATGCACCTGTCACATCTGGAGACCTGGCCAAGGCGGGGTTTTTTTTTCTAGGCCCCGGGGATAAAGTCCAATGTTTCTGCTGTGGAGGGATTTTAAGATGTTGGGTACACGGGGACAGCCCGGCCACCGAGCACAACAGGCATTTCCCCACTTGCAGTTTCATACTTGGTCGAGCTGTGGGAAATATTCCACTCCAAGTTGGATCCTCCGACTCTGTGGACGGCCAGCTGTTGAGTCAACTCCAGAGGATGACTATGGATGAGCAGGGGACAGCTGGACAAGCGGTCTACCCAGAGATGGAGGCTGAGGATTCCCGGCTCACCACTTTCCACAACTGGCCCACCGAGGCCTCAGTCCAGCCAGATGTTCTCGTCAGAGCAGGATTTTTCTACACAG GTCATGGTGACAATGTCAAATGCTTCCACTGTGATGGAGGGCTGAGGAACTGGGAGCCAGGAGACGACCCCTGGCAGGAACATGCCAAGTGGTTTCCACG ATGTGAGTTTTTAATCCAGGCGAGAGGGCAGGAGTACATCAGCAACATACAAACTGCTCATTTTCATCTGGGTGACACTGTG GGTGGATCACAGACCTCCACAAGCAGAGATATCGGATCCAGAAATG ATATGGTCGGAGGTCTGGGAGCTTCCTCGGCCATGCTTTCTCCAGTCGTGCAGACTGTGCTGCAGATGGGATTTGAAGCCAGCCTGGTGGAGAGTCTGGTTCAGACCAAGTACCTTTTGACAG AGCCAGAGACGAGGCAGGGCTCCAGTGCTGGAAATGTGAGGACACAAACACCCATCAGAGAGAAAG TGAAGGACCCCAGCCCGGAGGAGCTGCTGAGGCAGCTGCAGGAGGAAAGGACCTGTAAGGTGTGTATGGACAAACTGGTGTCCATCGTCTTCATCCCCTGTGGCCATTTGGTGGTGTGTGGTGATTGCGCTGCCAGCCTGCGTCACTGCCCCATCTGCAGAGCTGTTATTAGAGGCAGTGTTCGTGCTTTCATGTCCTAA
- the LOC116061973 gene encoding YTH domain-containing family protein 1-like isoform X2, which produces MSATSIDPQRSKGQASKVTYLVPEVMAHPNLSFEYDRLNPRSLESLQNGSLHQKETVHDNDFEPYLTGQSTQNNSYQSITDPYLSSYYAPSIGFPYPLSEAPWSTGGDPPIPYLTPYGPLSNGDHHFMPDTVFGQPGGLGSSIYPHRFNFFPENPAFSAWGTSGSQGQQTQSSAYGGSYSYPPSSLGGTLVPDGQTGFHSDTLNKAPGMNSLEQGMVGLKIGGDVTGQGSGVKAVGSVIGGPVVAATGNGATPIGMPPPKPTSWAAIASKPAKPQQLKAKVKPGMPNPGGALPPPPIKHNMNIGTWDKGPVTKVATAPLQQQQPLGLPHGMPPLAPMQQGPMQPPPPQSLLQPQMQPMALQTHHHQHHQPPPQPYHNHTQPPQPQTRWVAPRNRNQGYGQGGPGHDGCGVMGMVGSGNSGPQTSASQGPGGESHPVLDKLRASHSYNPKNFEWNLKNGRVFIIKSYSEDDIHRSIKYSIWCSTEHGNKRLDSAFRAMNAKGPVYLLFSVNGSGHFCGVAEMHSPVDYGTSAGVWAQDKWKGKFDVDWLFVKDVPNSQLRHIRLENNDNKPVTNSRDTQEVPLEKAKQVLKIIATYKHTTSIFDDFSHYEKRQEEEEETFEPSPIQNRSRLDQERQNRNKQ; this is translated from the exons ATGTCTGCCACAAGCATTGACCCTCAG AGATCAAAGGGACAAGCATCTAAAG TTACATATTTGGTTCCTGAGGTTATGGCACACCCAAATCTGTCTTTTGAGTATGACAGGCTCAACCCCCGTAGCCTTGAAAGTT TGCAAAATGGTTCACTGCATCAGAAGGAGACTGTCCATGACAATGACTTTGAGCCATACCTCACTGGTCAATCAACTCAG AACAACAGCTACCAGTCTATCACCGACCCCTACCTGTCCAGCTACTATGCCCCCTCCATTGGATTTCCGTATCCCCTCAGTGAGGCTCCCTGGTCCACGGGAGGGGACCCCCCTATTCCATACCTCACCCCCTATGGACCCTTGAGTAATGGAGACCATCACTTTATGCCAGACACAGTGTTTGGCCAGCCGGGGGGTCTGGGAAGCAGCATCTACCCCCACAGGTTTAATTTTTTCCCTGAAAACCCTGCTTTCTCTGCTTGGGGCACAAGTGGCTCCCAGGGCCAGCAGACTCAGAGTTCAGCATACGGTGGCAGCTACAGCTATCCCCCCAGTTCCCTGGGGGGCACCCTGGTGCCTGATGGTCAGACGGGCTTTCACAGTGACACCCTCAACAAAGCCCCCGGTATGAACAGCCTGGAGCAGGGTATGGTTGGCTTGAAGATCGGAGGGGATGTCACTGGCCAGGGGTCAGGAGTCAAGGCTGTGGGATCAGTGATTGGTGGACCTGTGGTGGCAGCCACAGGGAACGGAGCCACGCCTATTGGAATGCCACCACCCAAACCCACCTCCTGGGCAGCCATTGCCAGCAAGCCTGCCAAACCACAGCAGCTGAAAGCTAAGGTGAAGCCAGGGATGCCCAATCCAGGGGGAGCTCTTCCCCCACCACCCATCAAACACAATATGAACATCGGGACCTGGGACAAAGGCCCCGTGACTAAAGTAGCCACAGCTCCACTGCAGCAACAGCAGCCTCTTGGCCTGCCTCATGGCATGCCACCTCTAGCCCCCATGCAGCAAGGACCCATGCAGCCCCCACCTCCCCAGTCTTTGTTGCAGCCCCAGATGCAGCCTATGGCCTTACAGACCCACCATCACCAGCACCATCAGCCACCACCTCAGCCCTACCACAACCACACCCAGCCCCCACAACCCCAGACCCGTTGGGTTGCACCACGCAACCGTAACCAAGGCTACGGGCAGGGTGGCCCTGGCCATGACGGTTGTGGTGTGATGGGTATGGTTGGTAGTGGGAACAGTGGTCCTCAAACTTCTGCCAGCCAGGGACCTGGTGGAGAGTCCCACCCAGTGCTGGATAAGCTGCGTGCCTCCCATAGCTACAACCCCAAGAACTTTGAATGGAACTTGAAGAATGGACGTGTTTTCATCATTAAGAGCTACTCTGAGGACGATATCCATCGCTCCATCAAGTACTCCATCTGGTGCAGCACGGAGCACGGCAACAAGCGGCTGGACTCAGCCTTCCGGGCCATGAATGCTAAAGGCCCTGTATACCTTCTGTTCAGTGTCAATGGCAGTGGTCATTTCTGTGGTGTGGCAGAGATGCATTCACCAGTGGACTATGGCACCAGTGCTGGTGTTTGGGCACAGGACAAGTGGAAGGGCAAGTTTGACGTGGACTGGTTGTTTGTTAAGGACGTGCCTAATAGCCAGCTGCGCCACATCCGCCTGGAGAACAACGACAACAAGCCAGTGACCAACTCACGTGACACCCAGGAGGTTCCTCTGGAGAAGGCCAAGCAGGTGCTCAAGATCATCGCCACCTACAAACACACCACCTCCATTTTTGATGACTTCTCCCATTACGAGAAGaggcaggaagaggaggaggag ACTTTTGAACCTTCTCCGATACAGAACCGCTCTCGGTTGGATCAG gagCGCCAAAACAGGAATAAACAATAG
- the LOC116061973 gene encoding YTH domain-containing family protein 1-like isoform X1, protein MSATSIDPQRSKGQASKVTYLVPEVMAHPNLSFEYDRLNPRSLESLQNGSLHQKETVHDNDFEPYLTGQSTQNNSYQSITDPYLSSYYAPSIGFPYPLSEAPWSTGGDPPIPYLTPYGPLSNGDHHFMPDTVFGQPGGLGSSIYPHRFNFFPENPAFSAWGTSGSQGQQTQSSAYGGSYSYPPSSLGGTLVPDGQTGFHSDTLNKAPGMNSLEQGMVGLKIGGDVTGQGSGVKAVGSVIGGPVVAATGNGATPIGMPPPKPTSWAAIASKPAKPQQLKAKVKPGMPNPGGALPPPPIKHNMNIGTWDKGPVTKVATAPLQQQQPLGLPHGMPPLAPMQQGPMQPPPPQSLLQPQMQPMALQTHHHQHHQPPPQPYHNHTQPPQPQTRWVAPRNRNQGYGQGGPGHDGCGVMGMVGSGNSGPQTSASQGPGGESHPVLDKLRASHSYNPKNFEWNLKNGRVFIIKSYSEDDIHRSIKYSIWCSTEHGNKRLDSAFRAMNAKGPVYLLFSVNGSGHFCGVAEMHSPVDYGTSAGVWAQDKWKGKFDVDWLFVKDVPNSQLRHIRLENNDNKPVTNSRDTQEVPLEKAKQVLKIIATYKHTTSIFDDFSHYEKRQEEEEEVRKTFEPSPIQNRSRLDQERQNRNKQ, encoded by the exons ATGTCTGCCACAAGCATTGACCCTCAG AGATCAAAGGGACAAGCATCTAAAG TTACATATTTGGTTCCTGAGGTTATGGCACACCCAAATCTGTCTTTTGAGTATGACAGGCTCAACCCCCGTAGCCTTGAAAGTT TGCAAAATGGTTCACTGCATCAGAAGGAGACTGTCCATGACAATGACTTTGAGCCATACCTCACTGGTCAATCAACTCAG AACAACAGCTACCAGTCTATCACCGACCCCTACCTGTCCAGCTACTATGCCCCCTCCATTGGATTTCCGTATCCCCTCAGTGAGGCTCCCTGGTCCACGGGAGGGGACCCCCCTATTCCATACCTCACCCCCTATGGACCCTTGAGTAATGGAGACCATCACTTTATGCCAGACACAGTGTTTGGCCAGCCGGGGGGTCTGGGAAGCAGCATCTACCCCCACAGGTTTAATTTTTTCCCTGAAAACCCTGCTTTCTCTGCTTGGGGCACAAGTGGCTCCCAGGGCCAGCAGACTCAGAGTTCAGCATACGGTGGCAGCTACAGCTATCCCCCCAGTTCCCTGGGGGGCACCCTGGTGCCTGATGGTCAGACGGGCTTTCACAGTGACACCCTCAACAAAGCCCCCGGTATGAACAGCCTGGAGCAGGGTATGGTTGGCTTGAAGATCGGAGGGGATGTCACTGGCCAGGGGTCAGGAGTCAAGGCTGTGGGATCAGTGATTGGTGGACCTGTGGTGGCAGCCACAGGGAACGGAGCCACGCCTATTGGAATGCCACCACCCAAACCCACCTCCTGGGCAGCCATTGCCAGCAAGCCTGCCAAACCACAGCAGCTGAAAGCTAAGGTGAAGCCAGGGATGCCCAATCCAGGGGGAGCTCTTCCCCCACCACCCATCAAACACAATATGAACATCGGGACCTGGGACAAAGGCCCCGTGACTAAAGTAGCCACAGCTCCACTGCAGCAACAGCAGCCTCTTGGCCTGCCTCATGGCATGCCACCTCTAGCCCCCATGCAGCAAGGACCCATGCAGCCCCCACCTCCCCAGTCTTTGTTGCAGCCCCAGATGCAGCCTATGGCCTTACAGACCCACCATCACCAGCACCATCAGCCACCACCTCAGCCCTACCACAACCACACCCAGCCCCCACAACCCCAGACCCGTTGGGTTGCACCACGCAACCGTAACCAAGGCTACGGGCAGGGTGGCCCTGGCCATGACGGTTGTGGTGTGATGGGTATGGTTGGTAGTGGGAACAGTGGTCCTCAAACTTCTGCCAGCCAGGGACCTGGTGGAGAGTCCCACCCAGTGCTGGATAAGCTGCGTGCCTCCCATAGCTACAACCCCAAGAACTTTGAATGGAACTTGAAGAATGGACGTGTTTTCATCATTAAGAGCTACTCTGAGGACGATATCCATCGCTCCATCAAGTACTCCATCTGGTGCAGCACGGAGCACGGCAACAAGCGGCTGGACTCAGCCTTCCGGGCCATGAATGCTAAAGGCCCTGTATACCTTCTGTTCAGTGTCAATGGCAGTGGTCATTTCTGTGGTGTGGCAGAGATGCATTCACCAGTGGACTATGGCACCAGTGCTGGTGTTTGGGCACAGGACAAGTGGAAGGGCAAGTTTGACGTGGACTGGTTGTTTGTTAAGGACGTGCCTAATAGCCAGCTGCGCCACATCCGCCTGGAGAACAACGACAACAAGCCAGTGACCAACTCACGTGACACCCAGGAGGTTCCTCTGGAGAAGGCCAAGCAGGTGCTCAAGATCATCGCCACCTACAAACACACCACCTCCATTTTTGATGACTTCTCCCATTACGAGAAGaggcaggaagaggaggaggaggtgcgCAAG ACTTTTGAACCTTCTCCGATACAGAACCGCTCTCGGTTGGATCAG gagCGCCAAAACAGGAATAAACAATAG
- the LOC116061973 gene encoding YTH domain-containing family protein 1-like isoform X3 — protein sequence MSATSIDPQRSKGQASKVQNGSLHQKETVHDNDFEPYLTGQSTQNNSYQSITDPYLSSYYAPSIGFPYPLSEAPWSTGGDPPIPYLTPYGPLSNGDHHFMPDTVFGQPGGLGSSIYPHRFNFFPENPAFSAWGTSGSQGQQTQSSAYGGSYSYPPSSLGGTLVPDGQTGFHSDTLNKAPGMNSLEQGMVGLKIGGDVTGQGSGVKAVGSVIGGPVVAATGNGATPIGMPPPKPTSWAAIASKPAKPQQLKAKVKPGMPNPGGALPPPPIKHNMNIGTWDKGPVTKVATAPLQQQQPLGLPHGMPPLAPMQQGPMQPPPPQSLLQPQMQPMALQTHHHQHHQPPPQPYHNHTQPPQPQTRWVAPRNRNQGYGQGGPGHDGCGVMGMVGSGNSGPQTSASQGPGGESHPVLDKLRASHSYNPKNFEWNLKNGRVFIIKSYSEDDIHRSIKYSIWCSTEHGNKRLDSAFRAMNAKGPVYLLFSVNGSGHFCGVAEMHSPVDYGTSAGVWAQDKWKGKFDVDWLFVKDVPNSQLRHIRLENNDNKPVTNSRDTQEVPLEKAKQVLKIIATYKHTTSIFDDFSHYEKRQEEEEEVRKTFEPSPIQNRSRLDQERQNRNKQ from the exons ATGTCTGCCACAAGCATTGACCCTCAG AGATCAAAGGGACAAGCATCTAAAG TGCAAAATGGTTCACTGCATCAGAAGGAGACTGTCCATGACAATGACTTTGAGCCATACCTCACTGGTCAATCAACTCAG AACAACAGCTACCAGTCTATCACCGACCCCTACCTGTCCAGCTACTATGCCCCCTCCATTGGATTTCCGTATCCCCTCAGTGAGGCTCCCTGGTCCACGGGAGGGGACCCCCCTATTCCATACCTCACCCCCTATGGACCCTTGAGTAATGGAGACCATCACTTTATGCCAGACACAGTGTTTGGCCAGCCGGGGGGTCTGGGAAGCAGCATCTACCCCCACAGGTTTAATTTTTTCCCTGAAAACCCTGCTTTCTCTGCTTGGGGCACAAGTGGCTCCCAGGGCCAGCAGACTCAGAGTTCAGCATACGGTGGCAGCTACAGCTATCCCCCCAGTTCCCTGGGGGGCACCCTGGTGCCTGATGGTCAGACGGGCTTTCACAGTGACACCCTCAACAAAGCCCCCGGTATGAACAGCCTGGAGCAGGGTATGGTTGGCTTGAAGATCGGAGGGGATGTCACTGGCCAGGGGTCAGGAGTCAAGGCTGTGGGATCAGTGATTGGTGGACCTGTGGTGGCAGCCACAGGGAACGGAGCCACGCCTATTGGAATGCCACCACCCAAACCCACCTCCTGGGCAGCCATTGCCAGCAAGCCTGCCAAACCACAGCAGCTGAAAGCTAAGGTGAAGCCAGGGATGCCCAATCCAGGGGGAGCTCTTCCCCCACCACCCATCAAACACAATATGAACATCGGGACCTGGGACAAAGGCCCCGTGACTAAAGTAGCCACAGCTCCACTGCAGCAACAGCAGCCTCTTGGCCTGCCTCATGGCATGCCACCTCTAGCCCCCATGCAGCAAGGACCCATGCAGCCCCCACCTCCCCAGTCTTTGTTGCAGCCCCAGATGCAGCCTATGGCCTTACAGACCCACCATCACCAGCACCATCAGCCACCACCTCAGCCCTACCACAACCACACCCAGCCCCCACAACCCCAGACCCGTTGGGTTGCACCACGCAACCGTAACCAAGGCTACGGGCAGGGTGGCCCTGGCCATGACGGTTGTGGTGTGATGGGTATGGTTGGTAGTGGGAACAGTGGTCCTCAAACTTCTGCCAGCCAGGGACCTGGTGGAGAGTCCCACCCAGTGCTGGATAAGCTGCGTGCCTCCCATAGCTACAACCCCAAGAACTTTGAATGGAACTTGAAGAATGGACGTGTTTTCATCATTAAGAGCTACTCTGAGGACGATATCCATCGCTCCATCAAGTACTCCATCTGGTGCAGCACGGAGCACGGCAACAAGCGGCTGGACTCAGCCTTCCGGGCCATGAATGCTAAAGGCCCTGTATACCTTCTGTTCAGTGTCAATGGCAGTGGTCATTTCTGTGGTGTGGCAGAGATGCATTCACCAGTGGACTATGGCACCAGTGCTGGTGTTTGGGCACAGGACAAGTGGAAGGGCAAGTTTGACGTGGACTGGTTGTTTGTTAAGGACGTGCCTAATAGCCAGCTGCGCCACATCCGCCTGGAGAACAACGACAACAAGCCAGTGACCAACTCACGTGACACCCAGGAGGTTCCTCTGGAGAAGGCCAAGCAGGTGCTCAAGATCATCGCCACCTACAAACACACCACCTCCATTTTTGATGACTTCTCCCATTACGAGAAGaggcaggaagaggaggaggaggtgcgCAAG ACTTTTGAACCTTCTCCGATACAGAACCGCTCTCGGTTGGATCAG gagCGCCAAAACAGGAATAAACAATAG